One stretch of Limnohabitans sp. DNA includes these proteins:
- a CDS encoding NADP-dependent isocitrate dehydrogenase, whose product MWPMYWAQELAAQTEDAELAKQFEPLAKTLTAQEKAIVAEFAAVQGKPVDIGGYYFPSPEKLQAIMCPSKTFNEALKAI is encoded by the coding sequence ATTTGGCCTATGTACTGGGCCCAAGAACTCGCCGCGCAAACCGAAGACGCCGAATTGGCCAAGCAGTTTGAGCCTCTGGCCAAGACCCTCACCGCACAAGAAAAAGCCATCGTGGCCGAATTCGCTGCGGTGCAAGGCAAGCCAGTGGACATCGGTGGTTACTACTTCCCCTCACCCGAGAAGTTGCAAGCCATCATGTGCCCGAGCAAAACCTTCAACGAAGCCCTCAAGGCCATTTGA
- a CDS encoding NADP-dependent isocitrate dehydrogenase: MTTPTARPKIIYTLTDEAPLLATAAFLPVIRSFTKPAGIDVQTSDISVAARILGEFSDMLPTEQRAPNNLAELGKLTLKPDANIIKLPNISASVGQLTAAIKELQDKGYALPNYPDAPKTDEEKTIKARYSKCIGSAVNPVLREGNSDRRAPKAVKEFARKNPHSMAEWSQASRSHVSHMHAGDFYHGEKSMTLDRPRDVKMELITKSGKTIVLKPKVALLDREVIDSMFMSKKALLEFYEKEIEDAHNTGVMFSLHVKATMMKVSHPIVFGHCVKIFYKDAFAKHGALFKELGVNVNNGMADLYAKIATLPQSKQDEIKRDLHACHEGRPELAMVDSAKGITNFHSPNDVIVDASMPAMIRNGGKMWGADGRLKDVKAVMPESTFARIYQEMINFCKWHGAFDPKTMGTVPNVGLMAQQAEEYGSHDKTFEIQEDGVANITDINTGEVLLSENVEEGDIWRMCQTKDAAIRDWVKLAVTRARNSGMPVVFWLDQYRPHEAQLITKVKMYLHEHNTAGLEIQIMSQVRAMRYTLERVVRGFDTISATGNILRDYLTDLFPIMELGTSAKMLSIVPLMAGGGMYETGAGGSAPKHVQQLVEENHLRWDSLGEFLALAVSLEDLGLKTGNKKAGILAKTLDAATGKLLDNNKNPSPKTGQLDNRGSQFYLAYVLGPRTRRANRRRRIGQAV, from the coding sequence ATGACTACGCCTACCGCACGACCCAAAATCATTTACACACTGACCGACGAAGCGCCATTGCTGGCTACGGCGGCTTTTCTTCCTGTCATTCGATCTTTCACCAAGCCTGCTGGCATTGATGTCCAAACCAGCGACATCTCTGTGGCTGCGCGAATCCTTGGGGAGTTTTCAGACATGCTGCCTACAGAGCAGCGTGCACCCAACAACTTGGCAGAATTGGGCAAGCTGACACTCAAGCCAGATGCCAACATCATCAAACTGCCCAACATCAGTGCTTCTGTGGGCCAGTTGACCGCGGCCATCAAAGAGTTGCAAGACAAGGGATACGCCCTGCCTAACTACCCAGATGCGCCTAAAACCGACGAAGAAAAAACCATCAAAGCACGTTACTCCAAGTGCATTGGTTCCGCCGTCAACCCCGTTTTGCGCGAAGGTAACTCGGACCGCCGCGCGCCCAAAGCCGTCAAAGAATTCGCACGAAAAAACCCCCACAGCATGGCCGAGTGGAGCCAAGCCTCTCGATCACACGTCTCGCACATGCACGCGGGCGACTTTTACCATGGCGAAAAGTCCATGACCTTGGACCGCCCCCGCGATGTGAAGATGGAACTCATCACCAAGAGTGGCAAGACCATCGTGCTCAAACCCAAGGTGGCTTTGCTCGACCGCGAAGTCATAGACAGCATGTTCATGAGCAAGAAAGCCTTGCTCGAGTTCTATGAAAAAGAAATCGAAGACGCCCATAACACCGGTGTGATGTTCTCACTGCACGTGAAGGCCACCATGATGAAGGTCTCGCACCCCATCGTGTTCGGTCACTGCGTCAAGATTTTTTACAAAGATGCGTTCGCCAAACACGGCGCTTTGTTTAAAGAGTTGGGCGTCAACGTCAACAACGGCATGGCCGATCTTTACGCCAAGATCGCCACCCTGCCCCAGTCCAAGCAAGATGAAATCAAGCGCGACTTGCACGCTTGCCACGAAGGCCGCCCCGAGCTGGCCATGGTGGATTCGGCCAAGGGCATCACCAACTTCCACTCGCCCAACGACGTGATCGTGGACGCCTCCATGCCCGCCATGATCCGCAACGGCGGCAAGATGTGGGGTGCTGACGGCCGCTTGAAAGACGTCAAGGCCGTGATGCCCGAATCGACCTTCGCCCGCATCTACCAGGAGATGATCAACTTCTGCAAATGGCACGGTGCGTTCGATCCCAAGACCATGGGCACCGTGCCCAACGTCGGCCTGATGGCCCAGCAAGCCGAAGAATACGGCTCGCACGACAAGACCTTTGAAATCCAAGAAGATGGCGTGGCCAACATCACCGACATCAACACGGGCGAAGTGCTCCTGTCTGAAAACGTGGAAGAAGGCGACATCTGGCGGATGTGCCAGACCAAAGACGCGGCGATCCGTGACTGGGTCAAGTTGGCCGTCACGCGTGCACGCAATTCCGGCATGCCCGTGGTGTTCTGGCTCGACCAGTACCGCCCACACGAAGCCCAGCTGATCACCAAGGTCAAGATGTACCTGCACGAGCACAACACGGCTGGTTTGGAAATCCAGATCATGAGCCAGGTGCGCGCCATGCGTTACACACTGGAGCGTGTGGTGCGCGGCTTCGACACCATCAGTGCCACCGGCAACATCTTGCGCGACTACCTGACCGACCTGTTCCCGATCATGGAGTTGGGCACCTCGGCCAAGATGCTCTCCATCGTTCCCTTGATGGCCGGTGGCGGCATGTACGAAACCGGCGCGGGCGGCTCGGCGCCCAAGCACGTGCAGCAACTGGTTGAAGAAAACCATCTGCGCTGGGATTCGCTGGGCGAGTTTTTGGCGCTGGCCGTGTCGCTGGAAGACTTGGGCCTGAAGACCGGCAACAAAAAGGCTGGCATTTTGGCAAAAACCTTGGATGCAGCCACAGGCAAGCTCTTGGACAACAACAAGAACCCCTCGCCCAAAACGGGTCAGCTCGACAACCGCGGCAGTCAGTTTTATTTGGCCTATGTACTGGGCCCAAGAACTCGCCGCGCAAACCGAAGACGCCGAATTGGCCAAGCAGTTTGA
- a CDS encoding IS30 family transposase: MYKHLSREERYQIHSLLKAKQTISQIARSLGRSRSTISRELSRGRGQRGYRAEQACAKASERAQCSRNARRLDPKVWADVDFYLGIQWSPEQIAGKVAVSHESVYLHVYANKAAGGGLHAHLRSQKPRRKRHLCGRDRRGQIPNRRPISERPSHIEDRKQVGHWEGDTVIGAAHKQAIVTLVERESGFALLAKVPNKSADLVGRAIEAKLKPWNSRVKTLTVDNGKEFADHQAIDQTLGIQTYFADPYCSWQRGSNENFNGLLRQYIPKKRRMETVTDEELTMIENRLNHRPRKRLGFKTPHEVFHATLNRVAVRT, from the coding sequence ATGTACAAGCACCTCAGCCGAGAAGAACGATACCAAATTCACAGCCTCTTGAAAGCCAAACAGACCATCAGCCAGATCGCCCGATCACTGGGCAGGAGCCGCAGCACCATCAGCCGCGAACTCAGCCGTGGCCGTGGTCAGCGTGGCTATCGCGCCGAGCAAGCTTGCGCCAAGGCGTCTGAGAGGGCCCAGTGCAGCCGTAATGCCCGCCGTTTAGATCCCAAGGTCTGGGCCGATGTGGACTTCTACCTTGGCATTCAATGGAGCCCCGAGCAGATTGCAGGCAAGGTGGCGGTCAGCCACGAGAGCGTTTACTTGCATGTGTATGCGAACAAAGCCGCTGGCGGTGGTTTACACGCCCACCTGCGGAGTCAAAAGCCTCGGCGCAAGCGCCACCTGTGCGGGCGTGACAGGCGCGGGCAAATCCCGAACCGCCGCCCGATCAGCGAGAGACCAAGTCACATTGAAGATCGCAAGCAAGTGGGCCACTGGGAGGGTGACACTGTCATTGGCGCGGCTCACAAACAAGCCATCGTGACACTGGTCGAGCGCGAAAGCGGCTTTGCATTGTTGGCCAAAGTGCCCAACAAGTCAGCTGATTTGGTGGGCCGGGCCATTGAAGCCAAACTCAAGCCTTGGAACTCACGGGTGAAAACTTTGACGGTGGACAACGGCAAAGAGTTTGCGGATCACCAGGCCATCGATCAGACCCTTGGCATCCAGACCTACTTTGCCGATCCGTATTGCAGCTGGCAGCGCGGCAGCAACGAGAACTTCAATGGTTTGCTGCGGCAATACATTCCCAAGAAGCGGCGCATGGAGACTGTCACTGATGAGGAGTTGACTATGATCGAAAACAGATTGAATCACCGGCCCAGAAAGCGGCTCGGATTCAAGACACCCCACGAGGTGTTTCACGCCACGTTAAACCGTGTTGCAGTTCGTACTTGA